One region of Deinococcus budaensis genomic DNA includes:
- a CDS encoding AbrB/MazE/SpoVT family DNA-binding domain-containing protein: protein MKGQIQKWGNSLALRIPRGIAEEAGLGQRTAVEMRVEGGQIVITPLRPARYQLDELLAGIRPGQLHGETDWGEAQGQEEW from the coding sequence ATGAAGGGACAGATTCAGAAGTGGGGCAACAGCCTGGCGCTGCGGATTCCCCGGGGAATCGCCGAAGAGGCTGGGCTGGGGCAGCGTACGGCGGTGGAAATGCGCGTGGAGGGAGGCCAGATCGTCATCACCCCTCTGCGTCCTGCCCGCTACCAGTTGGATGAGTTGCTGGCAGGCATCCGGCCGGGGCAGCTTCACGGGGAGACCGACTGGGGCGAAGCCCAGGGACAGGAGGAGTGGTAG
- a CDS encoding type II toxin-antitoxin system PemK/MazF family toxin produces the protein MVGEPTYVPERGHLVWLTFTPHAGHEQGGRRPALVLTPASYNGLTGLMIAAPVISRIKGYPFEVALLEGGAVRGVVLRDHARSLDWRARRAEFVMAVPEAVLEEAGGKLAALLQLS, from the coding sequence GTGGTAGGCGAGCCGACCTATGTCCCAGAACGCGGGCATCTGGTCTGGCTGACCTTCACGCCCCACGCCGGGCACGAGCAGGGGGGACGGCGCCCGGCGCTGGTCCTGACGCCCGCGAGCTACAACGGCCTGACCGGGCTGATGATCGCCGCGCCCGTTATCAGCCGGATCAAGGGCTACCCCTTTGAGGTGGCCCTGCTGGAAGGAGGAGCGGTGCGCGGCGTCGTCCTCAGAGATCATGCGCGCAGCCTGGACTGGCGGGCGCGGCGGGCCGAGTTCGTGATGGCCGTGCCGGAAGCGGTGCTGGAGGAGGCTGGGGGGAAGCTGGCGGCCCTGCTGCAACTGAGCTGA
- the recD2 gene encoding SF1B family DNA helicase RecD2 has product MTAAPPTEPIRVSGGVNRVRFRADSGFTVMTARLRNSEGEDPDATVIGVMPPLEAGDTFSADVLMEEHREYGYQYRVLNMVLEAQPTDLTEAGIAAYLEARVGGVGKVLAGRIAKMFGPATFDVLEGDPEKLLQVPGVTASTLHKMTASWSQQGLERRLLAGLQGLGLSISQAQRAVKHFGEAALERLTADLFALTEVEGIGFLTADKLWQTAGGAQDDPRRLTAAAVYALQQAAQQGGHSFLPRARAERGVAHYTRVSAEGARLAVETAVELGRLADDPTLDGTSRIYLPHVLRAEKKLATLIRTLLATPPAGDEWMVPAGAARGLSDEQASILSLLEDHRLVVLTGGPGTGKSTTTRAVADLAEKLGLEVGLCAPTGKAARRLGEVTGRTASTIHRLLGYGPAGFRHNHLEPAPYDLLIVDEVSMCGDALMLSLLAAVPPGARVLLVGDTDQLPPVDAGLPLHAITEAAPTVRLTTVYRQAAENPIIRAAHGLLHGSAPEWGDPRLNLTETDPDGGARRVALMVRELGGPGQVQVLTPMRKGPLGVDMLNGHLQALFNPGEGGLRIGDGEARPGDVVVQTKNDYGNEVFNGTLGTVLKAEGGRLTVDFDGNIVELAGAELFNVQLGYALTVHRAQGSEWPTVLGVLHEAHMPMLSRNLVYTALTRARERFYAAGSASAWVKAAGRQREERNTALLERVRGR; this is encoded by the coding sequence GTGACCGCCGCCCCTCCCACCGAGCCGATTCGCGTTTCCGGCGGCGTCAACCGCGTCCGTTTCCGTGCCGACAGCGGCTTTACCGTGATGACCGCCCGATTGCGCAACAGTGAGGGCGAGGACCCCGACGCCACCGTGATCGGGGTGATGCCACCGCTGGAAGCCGGGGACACCTTCAGCGCCGACGTGCTGATGGAAGAACACCGCGAGTACGGCTACCAGTACCGGGTGCTGAACATGGTGCTCGAGGCCCAGCCCACCGACCTGACGGAGGCCGGAATCGCCGCCTACCTCGAAGCCCGGGTGGGCGGGGTGGGCAAGGTGCTGGCCGGGCGCATCGCCAAGATGTTCGGCCCCGCGACCTTCGACGTGCTGGAGGGGGACCCCGAAAAGCTCCTGCAAGTGCCGGGCGTGACCGCCTCGACCCTGCACAAGATGACTGCCAGCTGGAGCCAGCAGGGGCTGGAACGCCGATTGCTCGCGGGCCTTCAGGGTCTGGGCCTGAGCATCTCGCAGGCGCAGCGGGCGGTGAAGCACTTCGGGGAAGCGGCGCTGGAACGTCTCACCGCTGACCTCTTCGCGCTGACCGAGGTCGAGGGCATCGGCTTTCTGACCGCCGACAAGCTCTGGCAGACGGCGGGCGGCGCGCAGGACGACCCCCGGCGCCTGACCGCCGCCGCCGTGTACGCCCTCCAGCAGGCCGCGCAGCAGGGCGGGCACAGTTTCTTGCCGCGCGCGCGGGCCGAGCGCGGGGTGGCCCACTACACCCGCGTCTCGGCCGAGGGGGCCAGGCTGGCGGTCGAAACGGCGGTGGAACTCGGCCGCCTCGCCGACGACCCCACCCTGGACGGCACTTCACGCATCTACCTGCCCCACGTCCTGCGCGCCGAGAAAAAGCTCGCCACCTTGATCCGCACCCTGCTGGCCACCCCGCCCGCCGGGGATGAGTGGATGGTGCCTGCCGGGGCCGCCCGGGGCCTCTCGGACGAGCAGGCCAGCATTCTGAGCCTGCTGGAAGACCACCGCCTCGTCGTGCTGACCGGCGGCCCCGGCACCGGCAAAAGCACGACCACCCGCGCGGTGGCGGACCTCGCGGAAAAACTCGGGTTGGAGGTCGGCCTCTGCGCGCCCACCGGCAAGGCGGCCCGGCGGCTGGGCGAGGTCACCGGCCGCACGGCGAGCACCATTCACCGCCTGCTGGGCTACGGCCCGGCGGGCTTCCGGCACAACCACCTCGAACCCGCCCCCTACGACCTGCTGATCGTGGACGAGGTCAGCATGTGCGGCGACGCGCTGATGCTCTCGCTGCTCGCCGCCGTGCCGCCGGGGGCGCGGGTGCTGCTGGTGGGCGACACCGACCAGCTTCCGCCGGTGGACGCCGGGCTGCCCCTGCACGCGATCACCGAGGCCGCGCCCACCGTCCGCCTGACCACCGTCTACCGCCAGGCCGCCGAGAACCCGATCATCCGCGCGGCGCACGGGTTGCTGCACGGCAGCGCGCCGGAATGGGGCGACCCCCGCCTGAACCTGACCGAAACGGACCCCGACGGAGGCGCCCGCCGGGTGGCCCTGATGGTCCGTGAACTCGGCGGGCCGGGGCAGGTGCAGGTGCTCACGCCCATGCGCAAGGGGCCGCTGGGGGTGGACATGCTCAACGGGCACCTTCAGGCCCTCTTCAACCCCGGTGAGGGCGGCCTCCGCATCGGCGACGGCGAGGCCCGCCCCGGCGACGTGGTCGTGCAGACGAAGAACGACTATGGCAACGAGGTCTTCAACGGCACGCTGGGCACGGTCCTGAAAGCCGAGGGCGGGCGCCTGACGGTGGATTTCGACGGCAACATCGTCGAGCTGGCCGGAGCCGAGCTGTTCAACGTGCAGCTGGGGTACGCGCTGACCGTTCACCGCGCGCAGGGCAGCGAGTGGCCCACCGTCCTCGGCGTGCTGCACGAGGCGCATATGCCGATGCTCTCGCGCAATCTGGTCTACACGGCCCTGACCCGCGCCCGCGAGCGCTTCTACGCGGCGGGGTCGGCCTCGGCCTGGGTCAAGGCGGCGGGCCGCCAGCGCGAGGAGCGCAACACGGCGCTGCTGGAGCGGGTGCGGGGGCGGTAG
- a CDS encoding tripartite tricarboxylate transporter permease, which yields MEALTALFVGFETALTPLNLLWALVGVTLGTLVGVLPGIGPALTVALLLPVTAQLPPVSAFIMFAGIYYGGMFGGSTTSILLNTPGESSSIITALEGNKMARRGRASAALATAAIGSFVAGTLGTLLLTFAAPALADLAVQITPAAKFALILLAFVTVSATFGGSPLRGLISLFFGLGIGLIGTDLQSGQARFTLGRPELLDGIEFVTVVIGLFAIGETLYVASRYRKGAADVIPLAEGAHMNRADWRRSWKPWLRGTALGFPFGAIPAGGAEVPTFLSYSLERRLTRHPEEFGKGAIEGVAGPEAANNAAAAGVLVPLLTLGLPTSATAAILLAAFQGYGLQPGPLLFVTSPELVWGLIASLYIGNVMLLALNLPLAPVWARLLRIPRPFLYAGILVFSTVGVYSLNNSVFDLLLLALFGVIGYGMRRFAFPVTPAIIGVVLGPTAEAQFRTALQQSNGDFSIFARQPLTAFLLVLVALALIVPAVLKARAARPHA from the coding sequence ATGGAGGCCCTGACCGCCCTGTTCGTGGGCTTCGAGACGGCCCTCACGCCCCTGAACCTGCTGTGGGCACTCGTCGGTGTGACGCTGGGTACGCTGGTGGGCGTGCTGCCCGGCATCGGCCCGGCGCTGACGGTCGCGCTGCTGCTACCGGTCACGGCGCAACTGCCGCCCGTGAGCGCTTTCATCATGTTCGCGGGCATCTACTACGGCGGGATGTTCGGCGGCTCGACCACCTCTATCCTGCTGAACACCCCCGGCGAGTCGAGTTCGATCATCACCGCGCTGGAGGGCAACAAGATGGCCCGCCGGGGCCGCGCCTCAGCCGCGCTGGCGACCGCCGCCATCGGCTCCTTTGTGGCGGGGACGCTGGGCACGCTGCTCTTGACCTTCGCCGCGCCCGCCCTGGCCGACCTCGCGGTGCAGATCACCCCGGCGGCCAAGTTCGCGCTGATCTTGCTCGCCTTTGTCACGGTCAGCGCGACGTTCGGCGGCAGTCCGCTGCGGGGGCTGATCAGCCTCTTTTTCGGCCTCGGGATCGGGCTGATCGGCACCGACCTCCAGAGCGGGCAGGCGCGTTTCACCCTGGGCCGCCCCGAACTGCTCGACGGGATCGAGTTCGTGACGGTGGTGATCGGCCTCTTTGCCATCGGAGAGACGCTGTACGTGGCGAGCCGCTACCGCAAGGGGGCCGCCGACGTGATCCCGCTGGCGGAGGGCGCCCACATGAACCGCGCGGACTGGCGCCGCAGCTGGAAGCCCTGGCTGCGCGGCACGGCGCTGGGTTTTCCCTTCGGCGCCATTCCGGCGGGCGGCGCGGAGGTGCCGACCTTCCTGAGTTACAGCCTGGAACGGCGCCTGACCCGGCACCCGGAGGAGTTCGGCAAGGGCGCCATCGAGGGCGTCGCCGGGCCGGAGGCGGCCAACAACGCGGCGGCCGCCGGGGTGCTGGTGCCGCTGCTCACGCTGGGGCTGCCCACCAGCGCGACCGCCGCGATCCTGCTCGCCGCCTTCCAGGGCTACGGGCTGCAACCCGGCCCGCTGCTCTTCGTCACCAGCCCCGAGCTGGTCTGGGGCCTGATCGCCTCGCTCTATATCGGGAACGTGATGCTGCTGGCGCTGAACCTGCCGCTGGCGCCGGTGTGGGCGCGGTTGCTGCGGATCCCGCGCCCCTTCCTGTACGCGGGCATCCTGGTCTTCTCGACCGTCGGCGTGTACTCGCTGAACAACAGCGTCTTCGACCTGCTGCTGCTCGCCCTGTTTGGGGTGATCGGCTACGGGATGCGCCGCTTCGCCTTCCCGGTCACGCCCGCGATCATCGGCGTGGTGCTGGGGCCGACCGCCGAGGCGCAGTTCCGCACGGCCCTGCAACAGAGCAACGGGGATTTCAGCATCTTCGCCCGGCAGCCGCTGACGGCCTTCCTGCTGGTGCTGGTGGCGCTGGCGTTGATCGTGCCCGCCGTGCTCAAGGCCCGCGCCGCCCGTCCGCACGCCTGA
- a CDS encoding CTP synthase, whose product MKYIFVTGGVVSSLGKGVASASLGALLRARGYKVTAVKIDPYINIDAGTMRPYEHGEVFVTASGAETDLDIGNYERFLDLDIPAGSNITTGQVYLEVIRKERAGDYLSQTVQVIPHVTDEIKRRIRAAGENAGAEIVLIEVGGTVGDIESLPFLEAIRQFRFDEGDENVLFLHLTLVPYLGTSNEFKTKPTQHSVATLRSVGISPDIVMVRSKEKLPPEITRKIALFTSVRENRVFSSYDVSHVYEVPLALEEQGLGKAVEDLLALERTHPNLGVWQNAVRTIKQPRHEVTIALAGKYTEMPDAYLSLLESLTHAGIANDARVNIKWVNAEELAGGEGEEGDLEAQLGGADGILVPGGFGIRGIEGKIRAAEYARTRGVPYLGICLGMQIAVIEYARHRAGLEGANSAEFDPYAPHKVIDLMPEQLEVAGMGGTMRLGDWPMDLRAGTRIAELYGVPQGGTVRERHRHRYEVNPAYVGQLQEAGLVISGVTPGVEGRGAGLVESIEIPGHPFFVALQAHPEFKSRPMRPSPPFAGFVAAALASRQQSAASSAPEVAGA is encoded by the coding sequence ATGAAATACATCTTCGTGACGGGCGGCGTGGTCAGCAGCCTCGGCAAGGGCGTGGCAAGTGCGTCCCTGGGGGCGCTGCTGCGGGCGCGCGGGTACAAGGTCACGGCGGTCAAGATCGACCCCTACATCAACATCGACGCGGGGACCATGCGCCCCTACGAGCACGGCGAGGTCTTCGTGACCGCCTCGGGCGCCGAGACCGACCTCGACATCGGCAACTACGAGCGCTTCCTCGACCTCGACATTCCGGCGGGCAGCAACATCACGACCGGGCAGGTGTACCTGGAGGTCATCCGCAAGGAGCGGGCCGGGGACTACCTGTCGCAGACGGTGCAGGTCATTCCGCACGTCACCGACGAGATCAAGCGCCGCATCCGCGCGGCGGGCGAGAACGCGGGCGCGGAGATCGTCCTGATCGAGGTGGGCGGCACGGTGGGCGACATCGAGTCGCTGCCCTTCCTCGAAGCGATCCGGCAGTTCCGCTTCGACGAGGGCGACGAGAACGTGCTGTTCCTGCACCTCACGCTGGTGCCGTACCTGGGCACCTCCAACGAGTTCAAGACCAAGCCCACCCAGCACTCGGTCGCCACCCTCAGAAGCGTGGGCATCAGCCCCGACATCGTGATGGTGCGCTCCAAGGAAAAGCTGCCGCCCGAGATCACCCGCAAGATCGCGCTGTTCACCTCGGTACGCGAGAACCGGGTCTTTTCCTCCTACGACGTCTCGCACGTCTACGAGGTGCCGCTGGCACTGGAGGAGCAGGGGCTGGGCAAGGCGGTCGAGGACCTGCTCGCTCTGGAGCGCACCCACCCCAACCTGGGCGTGTGGCAAAACGCGGTGCGGACCATCAAGCAGCCGCGCCACGAGGTCACCATCGCGCTGGCGGGCAAGTACACCGAGATGCCCGACGCCTACCTCAGCCTGCTCGAATCGCTGACCCACGCCGGCATCGCCAACGACGCCCGGGTGAACATCAAGTGGGTGAACGCCGAGGAGCTGGCGGGGGGCGAGGGGGAAGAGGGAGACCTCGAAGCGCAACTGGGGGGCGCCGACGGCATCCTGGTGCCGGGCGGCTTCGGCATCCGGGGCATCGAGGGCAAGATTAGGGCCGCCGAGTACGCCCGCACGCGCGGGGTACCGTACCTGGGCATCTGCCTGGGGATGCAGATCGCGGTGATCGAGTACGCCCGCCACCGGGCCGGGCTGGAAGGGGCCAACTCGGCCGAGTTCGACCCCTACGCGCCGCACAAGGTCATCGACCTGATGCCCGAGCAGCTGGAGGTCGCCGGGATGGGCGGCACCATGCGCCTGGGCGACTGGCCGATGGACCTGCGGGCCGGAACCCGAATTGCCGAGTTGTACGGCGTGCCGCAGGGAGGCACCGTGCGCGAACGTCATCGCCACCGCTACGAGGTCAACCCCGCCTACGTGGGGCAGCTTCAGGAGGCAGGTCTGGTGATCAGCGGCGTGACGCCCGGCGTGGAGGGGCGCGGCGCGGGGCTGGTCGAGAGCATCGAGATTCCCGGCCACCCCTTCTTCGTGGCCTTGCAGGCCCACCCCGAGTTCAAGAGCCGCCCGATGCGCCCCAGCCCGCCCTTCGCGGGCTTCGTGGCAGCGGCACTGGCCAGCCGCCAGCAGTCAGCCGCCAGCAGCGCGCCCGAGGTGGCCGGAGCGTAA
- a CDS encoding metallophosphoesterase family protein has protein sequence MRVLHTADFHAGRNLRGFDRTPEVQGALTEIAALARSEGVDAVLVSGDLFDTVNPSAEAEATVFDFFLRLRDAGIPAVVIAGNHDSAARLHGLAGLLGWVGVQLVAQPTANPLDLIRTVETKRGETLTVGALPFLSERRLVKAADLLGGDVGAWRQKYREGMGFFLRKVAEGFRPGGVNMLMAHATMDGAVPSGSERTMQFDLLNAYTLSPLQLPSAAQYVALGHVHKPQQASEMPLAHYPGSVIQLDFGEAGEKKQVNLVEVEPGRPARVTPIPLASGRELRTVRVTLDNVDARLAALNGFAGLVKVVVRAPSGTALPGLKDRVLRMVPNTLAVELDAVQEDLALPELRREGLSLTELYERFHQERRGELPGDLRAAFREADEAARGEEATLGEGVGA, from the coding sequence ATGCGCGTACTTCATACCGCCGATTTCCACGCCGGGCGGAATCTGCGCGGCTTCGACCGGACCCCGGAGGTTCAGGGGGCGCTGACCGAGATCGCGGCCCTGGCCCGCAGCGAGGGGGTAGACGCGGTGCTGGTGTCCGGCGACCTGTTCGACACCGTGAACCCGTCGGCCGAGGCCGAGGCGACCGTCTTCGATTTTTTCCTGCGGCTGCGCGACGCGGGCATCCCGGCGGTCGTGATCGCGGGGAACCACGACTCGGCCGCGCGGCTGCACGGGCTGGCGGGGCTGCTGGGCTGGGTGGGCGTGCAACTGGTGGCCCAGCCCACCGCCAATCCCCTGGACCTGATCCGCACGGTGGAGACGAAGCGCGGGGAGACGCTGACGGTGGGCGCGCTGCCCTTCCTGTCCGAGCGGCGGCTGGTGAAGGCCGCCGACCTGCTGGGCGGCGACGTGGGCGCGTGGCGGCAGAAGTACCGCGAAGGGATGGGCTTTTTTCTGCGCAAGGTCGCCGAGGGCTTCCGGCCCGGGGGCGTGAACATGCTGATGGCCCACGCCACGATGGACGGCGCGGTGCCCAGCGGCTCGGAGCGCACCATGCAGTTCGACCTGCTCAACGCCTACACGCTCTCGCCGCTGCAACTGCCCTCCGCCGCGCAGTATGTGGCGCTGGGCCACGTCCACAAGCCGCAGCAGGCCTCGGAGATGCCGCTGGCGCACTATCCCGGCTCAGTCATCCAGCTCGATTTCGGGGAGGCGGGCGAGAAAAAGCAGGTCAATCTGGTGGAGGTGGAGCCGGGGCGCCCCGCCCGCGTGACCCCCATCCCGCTCGCCAGCGGGCGCGAGCTGCGGACGGTGCGGGTGACGCTGGACAACGTGGACGCGCGGCTCGCGGCGCTGAACGGGTTTGCCGGGCTGGTGAAGGTCGTCGTGCGCGCGCCCTCGGGGACCGCGCTGCCGGGCCTGAAAGACCGGGTGCTGCGGATGGTGCCCAACACGCTGGCCGTCGAACTCGACGCGGTGCAAGAAGACCTCGCGCTGCCCGAGCTGCGGCGCGAGGGCCTCAGCCTGACCGAGCTGTACGAGCGGTTTCACCAGGAGCGGCGGGGCGAGTTGCCGGGCGACCTGCGCGCGGCCTTCCGCGAGGCGGACGAGGCCGCGCGGGGCGAGGAGGCCACGCTCGGCGAGGGGGTGGGCGCGTGA
- a CDS encoding tetratricopeptide repeat protein, translated as MNRRTLGLLLAAAILTGAAAQTQTPPAAPATAQPAAPAAVPTTPPPAIPRPAANYVALGNFYYGDGKFDQAYVAFRAAAEIDGKNSDALLGLGRSQVKLRLYAPAIETLRRLTTQDARNLSGHLALAQAYQQQFVGASDRASVTPNLTEALRVLTQAEAIAQASPEGERNLNLSKVFNERGNVYRLQGDAARAIEAFRQASALNPENGLILFNLGDIYYATGNLVAALSSLQQAVIADPRDAYNRAYYAKLLALSGNTAAAKPEAAQAARLAPGNAYAVGQYGVVSYLSKDAATARTQLAQAVRLEPLRYPEFYYYLGRLDLDGGDLRAARENLTRAAALGSTTAEYAYYLGLSYERGAGTVAPDRLKARDNYERALKLSPSFVLAREGLSRVR; from the coding sequence GTGAATCGACGTACCCTCGGCCTGCTGCTCGCGGCCGCCATCCTGACCGGCGCCGCCGCGCAGACGCAGACGCCGCCAGCGGCGCCCGCCACCGCTCAGCCTGCCGCGCCCGCCGCCGTTCCCACCACCCCACCTCCGGCCATCCCCCGTCCCGCCGCCAACTACGTGGCGTTGGGCAACTTCTACTACGGCGACGGCAAGTTCGATCAGGCGTATGTGGCGTTTCGCGCCGCCGCCGAGATCGACGGCAAGAACAGCGACGCCCTGCTGGGCCTGGGCCGCTCGCAGGTCAAGCTGCGGCTTTACGCCCCGGCCATCGAGACGCTGCGCCGCCTGACCACCCAGGACGCCCGCAACCTCAGCGGCCACCTCGCGCTGGCGCAGGCCTACCAGCAGCAGTTCGTGGGGGCCAGCGACCGGGCCAGCGTGACCCCCAACCTCACCGAAGCGCTGCGGGTCCTGACCCAGGCCGAGGCCATCGCCCAGGCCAGCCCCGAGGGTGAGCGCAACCTCAACCTCAGCAAGGTCTTCAACGAGCGCGGCAACGTGTACCGCCTTCAGGGCGACGCGGCGCGGGCCATCGAGGCTTTCCGGCAGGCCAGCGCCCTGAACCCCGAAAACGGGCTGATCCTCTTTAACCTGGGGGACATCTACTACGCGACCGGCAACCTGGTGGCGGCCCTCAGCAGCCTTCAGCAGGCCGTGATCGCCGACCCCCGCGACGCCTACAACCGCGCGTACTACGCCAAGCTGCTCGCGCTGAGCGGCAACACCGCCGCCGCCAAGCCCGAAGCCGCCCAGGCCGCGCGTCTGGCGCCCGGCAACGCCTACGCGGTCGGCCAGTACGGCGTGGTGAGCTACCTCTCCAAGGACGCGGCGACCGCCCGCACCCAGCTCGCGCAGGCGGTGCGGCTCGAACCGCTGCGCTACCCCGAGTTCTACTACTACCTGGGGCGCCTCGACCTCGACGGCGGCGACCTCAGGGCGGCCCGCGAGAACCTGACGCGCGCCGCCGCGCTGGGCAGCACCACCGCCGAGTACGCCTACTACCTGGGCCTCAGCTACGAGCGCGGCGCCGGAACCGTGGCCCCCGACCGCCTCAAGGCCCGCGACAACTACGAGCGCGCCTTGAAACTCAGCCCCAGTTTCGTCCTGGCGCGCGAGGGCTTGAGCCGCGTCCGCTGA
- the sodA gene encoding superoxide dismutase [Mn], whose protein sequence is MAYQLPPLPYAYDALEPHIDGRTMEIHHTKHHQTYIDNANKALEGSEMADLPAEQLIAQLDRVPADKKNALRNNAGGHANHSLFWTVMRGGQSGNNGPSGELAQAINEAFGSLDAFKEKFEDAAKTRFGSGWAWLVVQGGQLAVVSTANQDNPLMGESVAGVSGTPILGVDVWEHAYYLNYQNKRPDYLKAFWNVVNWDEVARRYLEAKAQ, encoded by the coding sequence ATGGCTTACCAACTGCCCCCCCTGCCCTACGCCTACGACGCCCTCGAACCCCACATTGACGGGCGCACGATGGAGATTCACCACACCAAGCACCACCAGACCTACATCGACAACGCGAACAAGGCGCTCGAAGGCAGCGAGATGGCGGACCTGCCCGCCGAGCAGCTCATCGCGCAGCTCGACCGGGTGCCTGCCGACAAGAAGAACGCGCTGCGCAACAACGCGGGCGGCCACGCCAACCACAGCCTCTTCTGGACCGTGATGCGCGGCGGCCAGAGCGGGAACAATGGGCCGAGCGGCGAACTCGCGCAGGCGATCAACGAAGCCTTCGGCTCGCTCGACGCCTTCAAGGAGAAGTTCGAGGACGCCGCCAAGACCCGCTTCGGGTCGGGCTGGGCCTGGCTGGTCGTGCAGGGCGGACAGCTCGCGGTCGTCTCGACCGCCAACCAGGACAACCCGCTGATGGGCGAGAGCGTCGCCGGGGTCAGCGGTACGCCGATCCTGGGTGTGGACGTGTGGGAACACGCCTACTACCTCAACTACCAGAACAAGCGCCCCGACTACCTCAAGGCCTTCTGGAACGTGGTGAACTGGGACGAGGTGGCCCGGCGCTACCTCGAAGCCAAAGCGCAGTAA
- the coaE gene encoding dephospho-CoA kinase (Dephospho-CoA kinase (CoaE) performs the final step in coenzyme A biosynthesis.): MTSPSPPPRRLGLTGSIGAGKSTVAGLLRARGLTVLDADAEAREVTRDPAVLAEIEAAFPGVVQGGELDRAALAAAAFGDPARLAVLNAITHPRVRARMLAHEQAAAGRGEAWVVQDVPLLFEGGLDRVMDAVLVVDAPLDVRVGRVMARSGLSEEEVRARDAQQLPAGEKRRRAAFVLDNGGSLDALEAQVDAALTALGIQLPTASNQQEKSPSKS, encoded by the coding sequence ATGACCTCCCCTTCTCCCCCACCGCGCCGCCTGGGCCTGACCGGCAGCATCGGCGCGGGCAAAAGCACGGTGGCCGGGCTGCTGCGCGCGCGCGGGCTGACGGTGCTCGACGCCGACGCCGAGGCGCGCGAGGTGACCCGCGATCCGGCAGTGCTGGCCGAGATCGAGGCGGCCTTTCCCGGCGTGGTGCAGGGGGGCGAACTCGACCGCGCGGCCCTGGCGGCAGCGGCTTTCGGAGACCCGGCGCGGCTGGCCGTCCTGAACGCGATCACCCACCCGCGCGTGCGGGCGCGGATGCTCGCGCACGAGCAGGCGGCGGCCGGGCGCGGCGAGGCCTGGGTGGTTCAGGACGTGCCCCTGCTGTTCGAGGGCGGCCTGGACCGCGTGATGGACGCCGTGCTGGTCGTGGACGCGCCGCTGGACGTGCGGGTGGGCCGCGTCATGGCCCGCTCCGGCCTGAGCGAGGAGGAAGTGCGCGCCAGGGACGCCCAGCAGCTGCCCGCCGGGGAGAAGCGCAGGCGCGCGGCCTTCGTGCTAGACAATGGCGGGAGCCTGGACGCCCTGGAAGCGCAGGTGGACGCGGCCCTGACGGCGCTGGGCATTCAGCTTCCAACGGCCAGCAACCAGCAAGAGAAAAGCCCCAGCAAAAGCTGA